One segment of Haloplanus natans DSM 17983 DNA contains the following:
- the phaC gene encoding class III poly(R)-hydroxyalkanoic acid synthase subunit PhaC, which yields MNPFTFPLDAQRDLWERAADDTASVGAIPDGLETMAEVEVGATPSDVVYEENKLELHHYEPLVPEEERHDVPLLFVYALINRPYILDLQPDRSVIRRMLEAGFDVYMIDWGEPSDLDTSLSLHDYVNRYIDNCVDVVRERSGQDSINLMGYCMGGTMSVMYAALHPEKVRNLGLMAAGLCFDGTGGILEMWGDEEFFSPGAITDTFGNVPAEFLDVGFALMDPVTNYVTKYGTLYDNIDDEGFVENFARMEKWLNDPIDVAGVAYREFLEDVYQKNKLYRNELELNGERVDLGEITMPVIQVIGEYDHLIPPEASRPFNDVVGSDDTELMEYSTGHIGLSVSSSTHEHLWPAVADWFAERSVVESEAVEVPIEETGDEEAGEDTDAPAEDVDADAVGTDLQELDGIGPAYASRLEAAGIDSIETLAGAEPAIVAADTDIDEGRLRRWIDAAAERTA from the coding sequence ATGAACCCCTTCACCTTCCCGCTGGACGCCCAGCGCGACCTCTGGGAGCGCGCGGCCGACGACACGGCCTCGGTCGGCGCCATCCCGGACGGCCTGGAGACGATGGCCGAGGTCGAGGTGGGGGCGACGCCGAGCGACGTGGTGTACGAGGAGAACAAACTCGAACTTCACCACTACGAGCCGCTGGTGCCCGAAGAGGAGCGCCACGACGTGCCGCTCCTGTTCGTCTACGCCCTCATCAACCGACCGTACATCCTCGACCTCCAGCCGGACCGAAGCGTGATCCGCCGGATGCTCGAAGCCGGCTTCGACGTGTACATGATCGACTGGGGCGAACCCTCCGACCTCGATACGTCGCTCTCGCTTCACGACTACGTCAACCGCTACATCGACAACTGCGTCGACGTGGTCCGCGAGCGCTCCGGCCAGGATTCGATCAACCTCATGGGCTACTGCATGGGCGGAACCATGAGCGTCATGTACGCCGCGCTCCACCCGGAGAAGGTCCGCAACCTTGGACTCATGGCCGCCGGTCTCTGCTTCGACGGCACCGGTGGTATCCTCGAGATGTGGGGCGACGAGGAGTTCTTCAGCCCCGGCGCCATCACCGACACCTTCGGCAACGTCCCCGCGGAGTTCCTCGATGTCGGGTTCGCGCTGATGGACCCCGTGACGAACTACGTCACCAAGTACGGCACCCTCTACGACAACATCGACGACGAGGGGTTCGTCGAGAACTTCGCGCGGATGGAGAAGTGGCTCAACGACCCAATCGACGTCGCCGGGGTCGCCTACCGGGAGTTCTTGGAAGATGTCTACCAGAAAAACAAGCTCTACCGGAACGAACTCGAACTGAACGGCGAGCGGGTCGATCTCGGGGAGATTACGATGCCCGTGATCCAGGTGATCGGCGAGTACGACCACCTCATCCCGCCGGAGGCGAGTCGACCGTTCAACGACGTGGTCGGCAGCGACGACACCGAACTTATGGAGTACTCGACGGGCCACATCGGTCTCTCCGTGTCGAGTTCCACCCACGAACACCTCTGGCCTGCGGTGGCCGACTGGTTCGCCGAGCGGTCGGTCGTCGAGAGTGAGGCCGTCGAGGTTCCCATCGAGGAGACGGGTGACGAGGAGGCCGGCGAAGATACGGACGCGCCGGCCGAGGATGTCGACGCCGACGCGGTCGGCACCGACTTACAGGAACTCGACGGCATCGGACCCGCCTACGCGTCACGCCTCGAAGCCGCCGGTATCGACTCCATCGAGACGCTCGCTGGCGCCGAACCGGCCATCGTCGCCGCCGACACCGATATCGACGAGGGTCGCCTCCGCCGCTGGATCGACGCCGCGGCCGAGCGGACGGCGTAG
- a CDS encoding poly(R)-hydroxyalkanoic acid synthase subunit PhaE — MTNEASGTFDGQMDAFLERMTETYMNALDRNLDAQSAFMDAWMESMEDNLSEERIQEGYEGSMRAYEAWMDAAETSFERMGSAFQGEDVEPEEFRDIWLSSANEAFKEMMTTTAFAAATGQTVEEAMNMRQNIDEASEETLHALNFATVGDVREVGERLVELERRQHSIEQKLDQVLEQL; from the coding sequence ATGACCAACGAAGCCAGCGGTACGTTCGATGGACAGATGGACGCGTTCCTGGAACGCATGACAGAGACGTATATGAACGCGCTCGACCGGAATCTCGACGCGCAGTCGGCCTTCATGGACGCCTGGATGGAGTCGATGGAGGACAACCTCTCCGAGGAGCGCATCCAGGAGGGCTACGAGGGCTCGATGCGCGCCTACGAGGCGTGGATGGACGCCGCCGAAACCTCCTTCGAGCGCATGGGGAGTGCGTTCCAGGGCGAGGATGTCGAGCCCGAGGAGTTCCGGGACATCTGGCTCTCCTCGGCCAACGAGGCGTTCAAGGAGATGATGACCACCACCGCGTTCGCGGCGGCGACCGGCCAGACCGTCGAGGAGGCGATGAATATGCGCCAGAACATCGACGAGGCCTCCGAGGAGACGCTCCACGCGCTCAACTTCGCCACTGTCGGCGACGTGCGCGAGGTTGGTGAACGGCTCGTCGAACTCGAACGCCGGCAACATTCGATCGAGCAGAAGCTCGATCAGGTGCTCGAACAGCTATGA
- a CDS encoding AbrB/MazE/SpoVT family DNA-binding domain-containing protein: MTQDEDGASPMWPQMPFAQQFQDASEGAVEQQMKLFKQFMSAGAGGGFDGFSQLGAMSMGTAMFKTRVQSGGRISIPDAERETLDIEDGDIVQTIVIPVKRNSE, encoded by the coding sequence ATGACGCAAGACGAAGACGGTGCATCGCCGATGTGGCCGCAGATGCCGTTTGCCCAGCAGTTTCAGGACGCGAGCGAAGGCGCCGTCGAACAGCAGATGAAGCTGTTCAAACAGTTTATGTCGGCGGGCGCCGGGGGCGGATTCGACGGGTTCTCGCAACTCGGCGCGATGAGTATGGGTACGGCGATGTTCAAGACCCGCGTGCAGAGCGGGGGCCGCATCAGCATCCCCGATGCCGAGCGTGAGACGCTCGACATCGAGGACGGCGACATCGTCCAGACGATCGTCATCCCCGTCAAACGAAATTCGGAGTAA
- a CDS encoding MaoC family dehydratase, producing MSEVTDTWLQSQKHFSNSVEHFYNSMMAANRAMFPTLSNGDDETDAVGDRQPAIAPELTYSKSEWTFDHADDGDGVVSVGDSIRFSKRLTEEEIQVFADASGDTNRLHLDSDFAEETRFGRQIVHGTLVSGVISAALARLPGLTIYLSQDLQFLGPVDIGERVTAVCEVVEDLGDGRYRLTTVVEDEDGETVIDGEAIVLIDEVPEDALDD from the coding sequence ATGAGCGAAGTCACGGATACGTGGCTTCAGTCGCAGAAACACTTCTCGAACAGCGTCGAGCATTTCTACAACAGTATGATGGCCGCCAATCGGGCGATGTTCCCGACGCTCTCGAACGGGGACGACGAGACCGACGCGGTCGGGGACCGCCAGCCCGCGATAGCACCGGAGCTCACCTACTCGAAATCCGAGTGGACCTTCGACCACGCCGACGACGGCGACGGCGTAGTCAGCGTCGGCGACAGCATCCGATTCTCGAAACGCCTCACCGAGGAGGAGATTCAGGTGTTCGCGGACGCCAGCGGCGACACGAACCGGCTCCACCTCGATTCCGACTTCGCCGAGGAGACCCGCTTCGGCCGTCAGATCGTCCACGGGACGCTCGTCTCGGGCGTCATCAGCGCCGCGCTCGCGCGCCTGCCCGGCCTGACGATCTATCTCTCGCAGGACCTCCAGTTCCTCGGCCCCGTCGACATCGGTGAGCGGGTCACCGCCGTCTGTGAGGTCGTCGAAGACCTCGGCGACGGCCGCTACCGACTGACGACCGTCGTCGAGGACGAGGACGGCGAGACGGTGATCGACGGCGAGGCCATCGTCCTCATCGACGAGGTTCCCGAGGACGCGCTCGACGACTAG